One segment of Corynebacterium atrinae DNA contains the following:
- a CDS encoding HPr family phosphocarrier protein produces the protein MASKTVVVGSSVGLHARPASLVADAAGEYDEDIILTMADDEDEEADAASSLMIMALGAEKGDKVTVTSDNAEAVEKIAALIESDLDA, from the coding sequence ATGGCTTCTAAGACTGTTGTCGTCGGCTCCTCCGTCGGCCTGCATGCCCGTCCTGCTTCCCTCGTCGCCGACGCTGCTGGCGAATACGATGAGGACATCATCCTCACCATGGCCGATGATGAAGACGAGGAAGCAGACGCTGCCTCCTCTCTCATGATCATGGCACTGGGCGCCGAGAAGGGTGACAAGGTCACCGTCACTTCTGACAACGCCGAGGCTGTTGAGAAGATTGCCGCTCTCATTGAGTCCGATCTGGACGCCTAA
- the hflX gene encoding GTPase HflX encodes MTESDNNRTSYSTHDDLLARAFRDNAPQPSADEDPGTDLSGLIAPTVGELDLAERHALRRGSDTTIRSEEIADGFEVEYRKLRLEQVILVGVWTEGSSAEIEANMAELSALAETAGAEVLETLYQRRDKPDPGTFIGSGKVNELKEIIAATGADTVVCDGELTPGQLVALESALNLKVIDRTMLILDIFAQHAKSKEGKAQVSLAQMEYLYTRVRGWGGNLSRQAGGRAGSNGGVGLRGPGETRIEADRRRLRTDMAKLRRELAGMKTAREIKRQRRQDSTIPQVAIAGYTNAGKSSLINAMTGAGVLVENALFATLDPTTRRAELADGRAVVFTDTVGFVRHLPTQLVEAFKSTLEEVLAADLMLHVVDGSDPFPLKQIDAVNKVIYDIVKETGQPAPPEIIVVNKIDAADPLVLAELRHAFDRDNVVYVSALTKEGIPELEARIELFLNSLDAHVVLLIPFTRGDIVSRLHEYGTVRKEEYGAEGTLIDVRLPRSLAAELSEFIVEDNPGD; translated from the coding sequence ATGACTGAATCTGACAACAACCGCACGTCCTACAGCACACACGACGATCTGCTGGCCCGCGCCTTCCGCGATAACGCCCCACAGCCGAGCGCAGATGAAGACCCAGGCACGGATCTGTCCGGGTTGATCGCCCCGACGGTCGGTGAGCTTGATTTGGCGGAGCGCCATGCGCTCCGTCGCGGCAGCGATACCACTATCCGATCCGAGGAGATCGCCGACGGCTTCGAAGTCGAATACCGCAAACTCCGCCTCGAGCAGGTCATCCTTGTCGGGGTGTGGACCGAGGGGAGCTCTGCGGAGATCGAAGCAAACATGGCGGAGCTCTCCGCCCTGGCCGAGACAGCTGGTGCCGAAGTCTTAGAAACCCTCTACCAGCGCCGCGACAAGCCGGACCCGGGTACCTTCATTGGCTCCGGCAAGGTCAACGAGCTCAAGGAGATCATCGCCGCTACCGGAGCTGACACCGTCGTCTGCGACGGCGAACTTACCCCCGGCCAGCTCGTCGCTCTGGAGTCGGCGCTCAACCTCAAGGTCATCGACCGGACCATGCTCATCCTTGACATTTTCGCGCAACACGCGAAGTCCAAGGAGGGCAAAGCGCAGGTCAGCCTGGCGCAGATGGAGTACCTCTACACGCGTGTGCGCGGTTGGGGTGGAAACCTCTCCCGCCAGGCAGGTGGCCGAGCTGGATCCAATGGCGGCGTAGGCCTGCGTGGCCCGGGTGAAACGCGCATTGAAGCTGATCGCCGACGACTGCGTACTGATATGGCTAAGCTGCGCCGTGAGCTAGCCGGAATGAAAACTGCACGAGAGATCAAGCGCCAGCGCCGCCAGGACTCAACCATCCCGCAGGTAGCCATCGCGGGATACACCAATGCGGGAAAGTCCTCCCTCATTAATGCCATGACGGGCGCGGGCGTGCTCGTCGAGAATGCGCTCTTTGCCACACTCGATCCGACGACGCGTCGCGCCGAGCTGGCCGATGGCCGCGCCGTCGTGTTCACCGATACCGTCGGTTTCGTTCGCCACCTTCCCACCCAGCTGGTCGAGGCATTCAAGTCGACCCTGGAGGAAGTGCTGGCGGCTGACCTCATGCTCCATGTCGTCGACGGATCCGATCCTTTTCCGCTCAAGCAGATTGATGCGGTTAACAAGGTGATCTACGACATCGTCAAAGAGACGGGGCAGCCCGCACCGCCTGAGATCATCGTGGTGAACAAGATCGACGCCGCGGATCCCTTGGTGCTGGCGGAGCTACGGCACGCCTTCGACCGCGACAACGTTGTCTATGTGTCTGCCTTGACGAAGGAGGGCATCCCGGAGCTCGAAGCACGCATCGAGCTTTTCCTTAACTCCCTCGACGCCCACGTCGTATTGCTCATCCCGTTTACTCGCGGAGACATCGTCTCCCGGCTCCACGAATATGGGACCGTCCGCAAGGAGGAGTACGGCGCCGAGGGCACGCTAATCGACGTTCGCCTGCCCCGTTCCCTCGCCGCCGAATTGTCGGAGTTCATCGTTGAGGATAATCCAGGGGACTAG
- a CDS encoding uracil-xanthine permease family protein encodes MTNKYFGWTVHGDGKKILPGAVVAPEERLSWPRTIGIGMQHVIAMFGATLLVPTLTGFPVNTTLLFSGLGTMIFLLITRNRLPSYLGSSFAFIAPLAASQAYGPGAQIGGVLVTGLALIGVGFIIKAAGRQVIDAVMPPAVTGAIVALIGLNLAPTAATNFQAQPLVAAVTLLAILAATVAGRGMVARLGILIGVVVGWVFAAVTGNLAPGATEAIRDAAWFGLPQFHSPEFHLSAILVTLPVIIVLIAENVGHVKAVSEMTGRNLDDLAGDALVADGLATTLAGSFGGSGTTTYAENIGVMAATRVYSTAAYWVAAATAIALAFIPKFGALIFTIPAGVLGGATLVLYGLIGMLGIRIWQDNNVNFNNPVNLTTAAVALVAGIGNLTLSIFGVELEGIAWGSAGIIIAYPILKRLYLSVGEGKNATF; translated from the coding sequence GTGACTAACAAGTACTTCGGTTGGACCGTCCATGGTGACGGCAAGAAGATTCTCCCCGGCGCCGTCGTCGCGCCCGAAGAAAGACTCAGCTGGCCCCGCACCATCGGGATCGGCATGCAGCACGTCATCGCCATGTTCGGCGCGACGCTCTTGGTGCCCACCCTGACGGGATTCCCCGTCAACACCACGCTGCTGTTTTCGGGCCTGGGAACGATGATCTTCCTGCTCATCACCCGGAACCGACTGCCCTCCTACCTCGGGTCATCCTTCGCCTTCATCGCTCCGCTCGCCGCCAGCCAGGCGTATGGCCCCGGCGCGCAGATCGGCGGAGTGTTGGTCACCGGCCTGGCCCTCATTGGCGTTGGCTTCATCATTAAAGCAGCCGGCCGGCAGGTTATCGACGCCGTCATGCCGCCCGCCGTCACCGGCGCCATTGTCGCCCTCATCGGGCTGAATCTGGCACCCACCGCCGCCACAAACTTCCAGGCGCAGCCCCTGGTTGCCGCGGTAACTCTGTTGGCAATCTTGGCAGCCACCGTGGCCGGGCGGGGCATGGTCGCCCGCCTGGGTATCCTCATTGGCGTCGTCGTCGGGTGGGTCTTTGCCGCCGTGACTGGCAACCTTGCTCCGGGCGCCACCGAAGCCATCCGGGACGCTGCCTGGTTCGGCCTGCCCCAGTTCCATTCGCCCGAGTTCCATCTGTCGGCCATCCTGGTCACCTTGCCCGTGATCATCGTGCTCATCGCGGAAAACGTCGGACACGTCAAAGCAGTGTCGGAAATGACCGGGCGCAACCTCGATGACTTGGCAGGCGATGCTCTCGTCGCCGATGGTCTCGCCACCACCCTCGCCGGGAGCTTTGGCGGATCCGGTACCACCACCTACGCCGAGAACATCGGCGTCATGGCAGCCACCCGTGTGTACTCCACTGCGGCCTACTGGGTCGCTGCTGCCACCGCCATTGCCCTCGCCTTCATCCCGAAATTCGGTGCGCTCATTTTCACCATTCCCGCCGGAGTGCTCGGCGGTGCGACACTCGTCCTCTACGGTCTCATCGGCATGCTGGGCATCCGCATCTGGCAGGACAACAACGTCAACTTCAACAATCCCGTCAACCTGACAACCGCCGCCGTCGCCCTCGTCGCCGGTATCGGCAACCTCACGTTGTCCATCTTCGGTGTCGAACTCGAAGGCATTGCCTGGGGGTCAGCTGGCATCATCATCGCTTACCCGATCCTCAAACGGCTGTACCTGTCCGTCGGGGAAGGCAAGAACGCCACCTTCTAA
- a CDS encoding ADP-ribosylglycohydrolase family protein — MTFCDADLLRDRARGCLLGQFIGDSLGSLVEFQSAARIAQLHPDGVRDLADGGTWDLIAGQPTDDSQMAMMLIRSLQRRDTFDVEDVFASYVHWYSTGPFDIGGTCAAALSGGPVNANSQANGALMRVSPLGVFGVRSEVGLATAVEFARADARLTHPHPVCVDANAAFVAALTTGIRGGDPEQMIAAMEATATNESVLEAIAAGRAGDVSAYEIHEGWVLLALSIAVRQLMLFDDPESALIDAVGMGGDTDTNAAIAGALLGAAHGNSGWPRRWVDTVLECRPGEGIPSVRHPLGREFWATDLVMQADELAGLMSERS; from the coding sequence ATGACGTTTTGTGATGCAGATCTGCTACGCGACCGCGCCCGAGGGTGCCTCCTCGGTCAGTTCATTGGTGATTCGCTGGGAAGCCTCGTGGAGTTTCAATCTGCAGCTCGGATTGCGCAGCTTCATCCCGATGGTGTCCGCGACCTGGCCGACGGCGGCACGTGGGATCTCATCGCCGGGCAGCCCACGGATGATTCGCAGATGGCCATGATGCTCATCCGCAGCCTGCAGCGCAGGGATACCTTCGACGTCGAGGATGTCTTTGCCTCATATGTCCACTGGTATTCCACCGGCCCCTTCGACATTGGTGGTACGTGCGCGGCGGCGTTATCTGGCGGGCCCGTGAATGCGAATTCTCAAGCCAATGGTGCGCTCATGCGCGTGTCACCGCTGGGAGTGTTCGGCGTGCGCAGCGAAGTTGGTCTAGCTACGGCCGTCGAGTTCGCCCGGGCTGATGCCCGATTGACCCATCCCCATCCCGTGTGCGTCGACGCCAACGCGGCATTCGTAGCGGCACTGACGACCGGCATTCGGGGTGGTGACCCTGAGCAGATGATTGCCGCGATGGAAGCAACTGCTACCAATGAGTCGGTCCTGGAGGCCATCGCAGCCGGCCGGGCTGGTGACGTCAGTGCCTATGAGATCCACGAGGGTTGGGTCCTTCTAGCGCTGTCCATCGCGGTACGCCAACTTATGCTTTTCGACGACCCCGAGTCCGCCTTGATCGATGCCGTCGGGATGGGCGGGGACACCGACACCAATGCCGCCATCGCCGGTGCGCTGCTAGGCGCAGCGCACGGCAATAGCGGTTGGCCACGTCGGTGGGTAGATACGGTGCTGGAATGCCGACCGGGGGAGGGAATACCCAGCGTGCGGCACCCGCTGGGCCGTGAATTTTGGGCCACCGATCTGGTGATGCAAGCGGACGAGCTGGCCGGGCTAATGTCTGAACGTTCCTAG
- a CDS encoding YhgE/Pip domain-containing protein translates to MMLNGLHLGSELKRFSRGKLPPLALTVIIMLPLLFGGLFVWSYWDPIDRINKMPIALVNSDEGASVDGQQIKAASQIVDKLRESDQVHLEQVSSQDALSGVNDGKYYFAIEFPTDFSVAAVSANSDTPHKAKLNVVFNTNNGFMAMTLGNQVVVRIIDTINEELGAEVASKLLVGFNTIGEGLHQAGDGASQLAEGTGTAEDGATKLADGASQLNDGLTSAQDGVGQLAEGAQKLDAGINSAANGADQLASGMTRLQSATDELGAGAGQVADGVDQLTGFASGIEQTQQQLLAPLVNLSASLRATGLPQAMAAADQADQIIAGLQNPNGNNVSELISKLDQLNAGAKTIHNQLADPAAAYRSGVDSATAASGQLATGLHTLADGSQQLVIGTQTLADGTSKLVEGSNQLTVGANSLATGLVKLDDGSNELALKLNESATQIPNFPEDTLDDAARNVSSPAALNYTSSSSQLFGEGLAPIFISLGLFMGGTVCFMLLRPLQRRAVDAGANPLRVVMASYIPAMLVGLAQATVMFGIQRLFIGVHAVSELGMWAAMCLTSMAFMAITQGLNVVFGSTVGRVLCIALMSLQIVSSGGIYPPETQPLPLKWFHTYDPMTYSVNLIRQAMFGMSPGDDRAIQAIVVLVCIALGMLLASSLAARRERQIRMKEFHPEVAV, encoded by the coding sequence ATGATGCTCAATGGATTGCATTTGGGATCGGAACTCAAGCGCTTCAGCCGCGGCAAACTACCTCCCCTGGCCTTGACCGTCATCATTATGTTGCCGCTGTTGTTCGGCGGTCTTTTCGTGTGGTCCTACTGGGATCCGATCGACCGCATCAATAAAATGCCGATTGCGCTAGTCAATTCCGACGAAGGTGCCAGCGTCGATGGTCAGCAAATCAAAGCGGCATCGCAAATCGTCGACAAGCTCCGAGAATCTGACCAAGTCCACTTGGAACAAGTCAGCAGCCAAGACGCACTGTCTGGCGTTAATGACGGTAAGTACTACTTCGCCATCGAATTCCCCACCGACTTCTCGGTGGCTGCGGTCAGCGCGAATTCGGATACCCCCCATAAAGCCAAGCTTAATGTTGTGTTCAACACCAACAACGGCTTCATGGCCATGACGCTGGGAAACCAGGTCGTGGTGAGAATCATTGACACCATCAACGAGGAACTCGGCGCGGAAGTTGCCTCCAAACTCTTGGTGGGGTTCAACACCATCGGCGAAGGATTGCACCAAGCCGGCGACGGCGCTTCCCAACTCGCCGAGGGCACCGGCACCGCCGAAGACGGTGCCACGAAGCTTGCCGACGGTGCGAGCCAGCTCAATGACGGACTTACCTCCGCCCAGGACGGGGTCGGCCAACTCGCGGAGGGCGCACAGAAGCTCGACGCAGGCATCAACAGCGCGGCAAACGGGGCAGACCAACTCGCGAGCGGCATGACTCGATTGCAATCAGCTACCGACGAACTGGGAGCTGGCGCAGGCCAGGTCGCCGATGGTGTCGACCAACTCACCGGCTTCGCCAGCGGAATCGAACAGACCCAGCAACAGCTCCTCGCTCCCCTGGTGAACTTGTCTGCCTCCCTGCGGGCTACCGGGCTGCCGCAGGCCATGGCCGCTGCAGATCAAGCGGATCAGATCATTGCCGGTCTCCAAAACCCTAATGGCAACAACGTGTCCGAGTTGATCAGCAAGCTAGATCAACTCAACGCGGGAGCCAAGACGATCCACAATCAATTGGCCGATCCGGCAGCGGCTTATCGGTCCGGGGTCGACTCCGCGACCGCCGCATCGGGCCAGTTGGCCACGGGCTTGCACACGTTAGCCGATGGTTCGCAACAGTTGGTGATAGGGACCCAAACCCTCGCCGATGGCACGTCGAAACTAGTCGAAGGATCCAATCAGCTCACCGTCGGCGCGAATTCACTGGCTACCGGTTTAGTAAAACTCGATGACGGCAGCAATGAACTTGCACTGAAACTCAATGAAAGCGCCACTCAGATACCAAACTTCCCGGAAGACACCCTGGATGACGCTGCTCGGAATGTATCCAGCCCCGCTGCTCTTAACTACACCAGCTCGTCCTCCCAGCTGTTCGGTGAGGGACTGGCCCCCATCTTCATCAGCTTGGGTCTTTTCATGGGTGGCACGGTCTGCTTCATGCTGCTGCGTCCCCTCCAGCGCCGCGCCGTCGACGCCGGGGCAAACCCATTGCGCGTCGTCATGGCCTCCTACATTCCGGCAATGCTGGTTGGTTTAGCCCAGGCCACCGTGATGTTTGGCATCCAGCGCCTCTTCATCGGTGTCCATGCGGTCAGCGAACTCGGCATGTGGGCGGCGATGTGCTTAACCTCCATGGCGTTCATGGCCATTACCCAGGGTCTTAACGTGGTGTTCGGTTCCACGGTCGGTCGGGTGCTCTGCATCGCGCTCATGAGCTTGCAAATCGTTTCCTCGGGCGGAATTTACCCGCCAGAGACCCAACCGCTACCGCTGAAGTGGTTCCACACCTACGACCCGATGACCTACTCGGTCAATCTGATCAGGCAGGCCATGTTTGGCATGTCTCCCGGGGATGACCGCGCGATCCAGGCCATTGTCGTGCTCGTGTGCATCGCGTTGGGCATGCTTTTGGCTTCGAGCTTGGCAGCCCGCCGCGAACGCCAGATTCGGATGAAGGAATTCCACCCGGAGGTCGCAGTCTAG
- a CDS encoding IS1634 family transposase gives MPPKIRTVPTASGATAVQVIWGYRNRKPVLNHLGSAHTDEELSLLLARAQRMIDGDQIGLDLGLNDEVTMPAGTGAVDNPVPITSERANHLINAIHGAYHQLGLHEATDHDPVFYDLVTARIIHPGSKFESIETLAEIGVASASYRTIQRRLPVYATTAFRDQVTKALATHAGIGPGVMVLYDVTTLYFETDKDDDLRKPGFSKERRLEPQITVGLLSDAAGFPVAIGAFEGNKAETQTMLPMIDRLKDAYQLDDITIVADAGMFSAGNKQAVVDAGLHYILGTRERDIPYPVQVWLDAEPTRSFEDYTDGQVWRFADRTGRGPDGIPHSVTYYQYSWDRARRTLKGIDEQVAKAQRAVAGQVPVKRNRYVDLKAPNKQVNHTLADKHRALAGVKGYETSRVDLNPEQVIGAYRQLFKIEKAFRMAKSDLKARPIFHRKKDSIDAHLTIVMAAMAVGHVLEQASGLSLKRLVRTLKKCRSFTIEVAGQTVYAQSPVPAEVEEILAKLPRLSD, from the coding sequence ATGCCACCGAAGATCCGCACCGTACCGACTGCGTCCGGTGCCACGGCTGTGCAGGTCATCTGGGGGTATCGGAATCGAAAGCCGGTTCTTAATCACCTTGGCTCCGCCCACACTGATGAGGAACTTAGCCTCCTTCTCGCCCGCGCCCAACGCATGATCGACGGCGATCAAATAGGCCTCGACCTAGGACTAAACGACGAGGTCACCATGCCAGCCGGGACAGGCGCGGTGGATAATCCCGTACCCATTACCAGCGAACGCGCCAACCACCTCATCAACGCCATCCACGGCGCCTACCACCAGCTGGGACTACACGAGGCCACCGATCATGACCCAGTCTTCTACGACCTAGTCACCGCACGGATCATCCACCCCGGTTCGAAGTTCGAATCCATCGAAACCCTCGCCGAAATCGGTGTCGCCTCTGCCTCCTACCGCACCATCCAACGACGCCTACCCGTCTACGCCACCACCGCCTTCCGCGACCAGGTCACAAAGGCACTTGCCACCCATGCTGGGATCGGCCCAGGCGTGATGGTCCTCTACGATGTCACGACCTTGTACTTCGAAACAGACAAAGACGACGACCTTCGGAAACCAGGATTTTCGAAGGAGCGTCGCCTGGAACCCCAAATCACCGTCGGGTTGTTGTCTGATGCCGCTGGGTTCCCCGTAGCGATCGGGGCGTTCGAGGGGAACAAAGCCGAAACCCAGACGATGTTGCCGATGATTGATCGGCTCAAGGATGCTTATCAGCTTGATGACATCACCATCGTCGCCGACGCCGGGATGTTCTCCGCCGGTAACAAGCAGGCCGTCGTGGATGCCGGACTGCACTACATCCTCGGTACTCGGGAGCGTGACATTCCCTATCCGGTGCAGGTGTGGCTTGATGCTGAACCCACGCGCAGCTTCGAGGACTACACCGACGGGCAGGTATGGAGGTTTGCTGACCGCACGGGCCGTGGACCCGATGGTATCCCGCATTCGGTGACCTACTACCAGTATTCCTGGGATCGGGCACGCCGGACCTTGAAAGGGATCGATGAGCAGGTAGCGAAAGCGCAGCGAGCTGTCGCAGGTCAAGTGCCGGTCAAGCGAAACCGTTATGTGGACTTGAAAGCCCCGAATAAGCAGGTCAACCACACGTTAGCGGATAAACACCGCGCGCTAGCTGGGGTCAAAGGCTATGAGACCTCACGGGTAGATCTGAATCCTGAGCAGGTCATCGGGGCGTATCGGCAGTTGTTCAAGATTGAGAAGGCGTTTCGGATGGCGAAGTCGGATCTGAAGGCCCGGCCGATCTTCCATCGGAAGAAGGATTCCATTGATGCGCACTTGACGATTGTGATGGCGGCGATGGCTGTGGGGCATGTGTTGGAGCAGGCGTCGGGGTTGTCGTTGAAGCGTCTGGTGAGAACGTTGAAGAAGTGCCGGTCGTTCACTATTGAGGTCGCTGGTCAGACTGTTTATGCGCAGTCCCCGGTTCCTGCTGAGGTTGAGGAGATCTTGGCTAAGCTTCCTCGTCTGTCTGACTAA